A region of the Pseudoprevotella muciniphila genome:
CAGTTCCTTTTGCTTCTCTATTGCCTCTATCTTCTTCGCAAATTGCTGTTGGAGGTGGAGAGGGGGGAGAGGCAAATTATACTGTTCCATACCATGCTTTGTTAAATGAACCATTCCTATGCCATGAACATCGTTCATAAAGGTATTAGTCATAGTGTTTAGCAAATAACAATAAAACATTTTGTTAAGTTGCTCCTCATCAAACATAACTTTCCATATATGATAGTGATAAATGACTTTTTCTCCATTCCAAATAAAAGCACCAAATGAAGCAGACCACGCAAATAACAAATCTCCATTGTCGCAATACTTGTTATCTTCTAATTCCAAATCAGAATAATAGTAATTGCTATTGGTAAAGAAATTGCCAACTCTTAGAACCTTATACTTTCCTTCATCTAATAGTTCGTCTTGCTTATATGCTCTGCCATTTATAAGAGTAGATACTTCCTCTAATTTCTTAATTTCCCATCCCTTTTCATTCATTACAGGGTCACCAAACATATCATAGAATATGGCTTGTGCGAGTTGTTCATATTCTTTGAGTTGTTCCTTTTTCTTCTCGATGATGCCCGAAAGAAGGTCAAGTTCAGATACTATACGCTCCTGAACGGGAAGAGGAGGGATGGGGATTTGTATTTCTTTAAGGAGTTTATAATGGCGTGAATATCCTAAACTTGGTATTTTGCACCATTTCAAATAATATAAGAAAAACTTGGCATTTAATTTGTCTATCGGTTGTAGTATCTTAACTCCATCTGCCCCAAGAACAAAATCAAAATCTATATATTTCAATGTTCTAGTGTGGTCGCCAAATATCACCACAGGTTTATTGACCTTAAATACATCAGAACCATTATCCCAATAGCCAGAAATCATATCATCTTCTTGAGAAATGATAGGATAGAGGCCTTTTCCTTTGTAGTCAGAAGATTGAACTTTAGTCGTATACTTCACCTTCTCAATGCTTTCTTCAAGTTTCCTATATATCCAATTCTCTTTCATTTATTCCGAACAGTTATAGTCTTTCATGTTAACATTTGCTGTTTTTTGCTTATCGCAAAAATACGAAATAATTTGAAAACAATTATTGTTGTCCGCAAAACTTATTCTTGTCCGCTAAAACGGGCTGAAAGTCCGTAAAGCCCATAGCACAGGGCAACGCCCTGGGGGATAAGGTCAATGGCAATGGCGCACTGTAAGTGCAAAAGCAGAACGAGATCAGTATTGAAAAATAATATGGCTTTTGTCCTTTCAGGACGCAAATACTCATACGTCCACATACCCAAGGCGTTCCTTGGGCTATAAGCAGTAAGGCTTTCAGCCTAATCAGCGTGCAGAAAATGATATATCAAAGTCAAAGCGTAAGCCCCTCATAACTCTGCTCATCCTAAAAGCACCTACGCAAACAGACTTGCGGCAGAGTTCTCGAAAATATTACCGGACACCAATAGAAAACAATAAGCATTCACCCCCTAATTTATACAGTCCGTCGCAAGGCCAGTGTCCTTGCCGAGCGATGTAATGGCAATAATCCAAGTCTGAGCGGCAATGTCCGTTTAATCCGCGTCCTTCGCGTTCTGAAACAGTGCGACAGAGTGTTACAGTTTGCCAAAAAAGAAATAATTATTATTTTTGCGATACAAACCGCTTATGCTTGAACGATATCACATAACAGTGCACCGGGTCAGAGGCATATTCCTATGCCTCGCCATCCTTACGTCTTCATCTTTGTCATCGCAGAATAACGTACAAATTGATGAATATGACTTTGATGGCAACGTAAAGTCGATAGTCAAGGATATGGCAGAAGCAAAAACGAAAGGGCAGGACACGGAAGCCATGCGGGCGAAGTTGTTTAGAAACGAACTGGGGCAGGCGCTGATGGGCAGGGTAAGCAATGTCATGATTGTTGACAGCGCAGTCATAGAGTACAGCCGCTTGCCGGAACTCTACCAAGACTTTACGATAACCATACGAAGTAACAACAAATGCTTTTCTTCTGTCTTTGAAAATTCCGACCGTACGCGTCGTTTAATACCGACTGTCGATGAGAAAGGCTTTCTGAAGATGGCAGAGTCGGTAAGAATTGGTTCTGATGCCTGGAGCCGTCCGGTCATGTTGCCTGAGTTTGAGCATGAGTCGGAGCAGGTGAATTTCCCATACCTTTCTGCTGATGGCAGGACGATGTACTATAGTGTTCAGAACGAGCACACGCTCGGAGGTTATGACATCCTTGTTTCCTGTTTCGATGAAACGACGGGAAAGTTCAGCAATGGCGTCAATCTTGGTTTACCCTTTAATTCTCCCTGGAACGATTTTCTCTTCGTATGGGACGAAACGTTGCGCTATGGCAAGTTTGCTACCGACCGCAACACACCTAAAGGCTATGTACGCGTATATACCTTTGTGGAAGGCGACAGCATAAAGTTCCTTCAAGATGTTGATAATGAAAGCCGAAAGGTATTTGCCAGTACATGTCAACTCAAATCAGACTCTCTTTCAAACGACCACGCCAGTCAGCATTTGAATGATTTACGCCAGGCAATCAAGCAGAAAACCAGCGACAGGGCAACAGTGAATACTTCTGGCAGAATTGTAATTACGGATGACGTGGTCTGTTCCAATGATTCTGAACTAAAAAGCCCTAATGCCAGGAGAATTGCCGCAGATCTCAGGAAACAGGAAGCGATGTTGATCGATAAGGCGAGAATACTTGAAGAAAAGCGCAAAGCCTATCACAACGCACCGTCCGACCAGTTAAGGAAAGAGATACTGTCGATTGAAAGTGAAGTGGATAAACTTGAAACAACAATAGCGACGATGCTTATAAACATACGTCAGGCAGAAATAAAAATCTAAAAACAGCATATTATGAAAAAGTATTTTGAACCCTCAGAGTTGATAATCAACGACGACAATTCAGTATTTCATCTCCATCTGAAGCCGGAAGAACTCGCAGACAAGGTCATCCTCGTAGGCGATCCGGGACGTGTACCTACAGTTGCCGCTCATTTTGAGGAAAAGGAATGTGATGTAGAAAACCGCGAGTTCCATTCCATTACGGGAACATACAACGGCAAGAGGATAACCGTGCTGAGTACGGGTATCGGTTGCGACAACATAGACATAGTACTCAACGAACTCGACGCACTCGCCAATATCGACTTTCAGACACGTGAAGAGAAAGACCAACTGCGTATGCTCGACATCGTGAGAATCGGCACCTGCGGAGGGTTGCAGGAGACTGTTCCCGAAGGCACGTTCATCGCCTCCGTAAAGAGCATCGGTTTCGACGGTTTGCTCAACTTCTACGGCGGAAGAAACGATGTTTGCGACCTTGAACTGGAAGACGCTTTCATCAAGCACATGCAGTGGACTGGTAATCAGTGCATACAGCATCCTTACGTTATTGATGCCAATGCAGAACTGACAGAACGCGTGGCAGGTGATGATATGGTAAGAGGAATCACCGTGGCATGCGGCGGATTTTTCGGACCTCAGGGACGCGAGTTGCGCATTCCTTTGGCAGACCCGCACCAGAACGAAAAAATCATGTCGTTTGAGCACAAAGGGCTGAAAATCACGAATTTTGAGATGGAAAGTAGTGCCGTAGCAGGTCTGTCAAGGCTGTTGGGCCACCGCGCCATGACTTGCTGCATGGTCATAGCCAACAGAGTGGCACACCGCGCCAACACAGGCTATAAGAACACCATAGACCATCTCATACAAATCGTGCTCGACAGGATTTGAACAAACAGTTTGTCATCTGATACCAAAGTGTTCACGATGTTCATGGCGTTCACAGCGTTCATGGCGTTCACGGTGTTCATGCGTTCACGGTGTTCACACTCCTCAAGCGTGAACGCGTGAACACTTTCGCTTAAATTATCAAGTAACAAACTGAATATCAAGTGTTTATGTAAATAAACAGGTGTTCACGCTATTTGTCCGATATATATTACACATGAATTTTTATCAGACAACAATAGTTTTTTTAGGCAATTATATAGGGCTTGACCAAAATAACAATAATAAACTATATGAACAACAAAAATATTTCAAAAGAACAAATAATCAACAAAGCAATTCAAAATGCTATAAATGAATTTTTAAAATCATTAGAAAAAAGGAATAGTGGTTCAGCACGTATTGATGGTGAAATACCTGATGTGAGAGAATACATAAAAACCTTCGATAATATAAATTCTTATGATATATATAATACAATGATTGATGAAGGTTTAATAAAGACTTACCCAATAGATAAGACTATAAATTATATAGTAAGAAAATATGGATTGGATAACCGTCAAGTACGTGTTTCACCTATAAATAATGGGATTGTTGATGTTGATATTATAACCATAATTCTTAGAAACACAATTGATAGTAACACATTAGGAGATATTAAACATGATTTCCAAACTTGTGGGTACTTTAATAACCAAAAACCAACACAAATTCATAATACAAATTATTTGTTTTTTTGTTTTGAGCCAAAATTTAGTCAAGATGTTACTACAATGGTTAGACAGAATTATCGTTACTTGTATCACAGTTCACCTAAAATCTTTCAAGATAAGGTAATGAGATGTGGTTTAATACCCAAATCTAAAAACACTCTCTTCTTATATCCTGATAGAACATTTTTGATGGTTGGTGATAATCTAAATTCACAACAAATTAATGTTTTAAAAAATGTACAAACTGAAAGAAATTCTAATTGCAACACTTTAAACCAAAAAGAAACTAAAGAACACATACTCATAACAATAGATGTATCAAAAATACCACAAGATGTTAAATTTTATTGTGATCCATTATCACATCGTGCTATTTTCACAAATGACAACATCCCAAGACATTCCATAGTCAATGTTGAACCATTCACATTATAAAAAGTTTAAGATGTTGTTAATTTTTAGGTAAACTTTTTTAATTCAATCAATCCTTGACTAATGATAAAAAAAATGAAAGATAACAGATTCTTATATTATTCCTAAAAACAACAGGGGTCAAACCCTATATAATTTCCTTTTTTTATTTTCAAGAATAACAGACGTATTGTTGAGCGTATGCCAAAAATTATAGAATTTATTCTCAAAAAAAAACTTGATGTGTATGAACTGAAAGAGTTGGTTGTACAGAAAATAATAATTCTAAAAATAATAATTCTTAAATTCTCAAATTGATTAACATATAATCTATTATAAAGGTTAAATAATTGATAATTAATCTTTTAACTGATATTTTGTGTCAAGTGTTCACGCGTTCACGCTTGAGGAGTGTGAACACCGTGAACGCATGAACACCGTGAACGCTGTGAACACTGTGAACGCCGTGAACATCGTGAACGCTGTGAACACCATGAAAGTGAAATGATGTTTTCCGTTTTACAATCCTATTTCATTAAGCATTTCTTTGTAAAAAGCAGCCTTCTTTTCGAGTTTCATGGGGTATGCCCTGCTACTGCTCGGCAACCTGTAAAGTTTCATGGCCCTGCCTTCGGCACTGAATTCGGTGTAATCGCCCATCTTTGGCAGATGGTTTATGCCATAGTGCTGACAAATGGTGTCGGTTGCTTTCTGGCCGGTCGTAACAATAGCCCTACATAGCGGCAACTTGTTCAAAAGTGCATCAACATCCGTCGGGCGCACCACTTCAAGGTCTTTGTCAGCGGCATTACCTTGTAAGCGTATAACTGCTTCTGCCGTGTCGTATAATGCTACGCCGATTGTATTCAAAAAAAACACCAATTCCGTTTCTTTGAACAGTTTTTGTTCGGTATCAATGAAATGGCTGGCATCGTTGAAATAAATCAAGCCGAAAATCCGCCACATATCGTTGTTGAAATTGGGATAGTAGAATTTCATTTTCCATCGTTTTTCCTGCGGTGGAAAACTGCCAAGCATCAGCAACTTTGCATGCTTCGGCAAGAATGGTTCGAATGGATGTTCTTCAATGATATGTTCTTCCGTAATCGACATAAGAAATGCTGTATCTACAAAACCCTGCTACCACCTGCGTTCTCCGTTCTTATGGTATTTCTTTTTCTTGTAGAAATTGATACCGGCATACACATTAAAGTAGGTTAAGGCATTAGTTACTGAATAGTTGGATTTGCCATAGTTGAAAAGATGGTTGACCACGGACGTACCGACATACCATCGGCTTGTGTTCCATACGAATCCTAACCTTGAAACGACATCTACATTCAGGTTACGAACGTCCATCCACATGTTCTTAGTAACAGTCTGGAGCGACTCGTTATGCGACTGCCCTTTAGTGTGTCTGTATCCGAGCGATGGCATTACGGATACAGCCAGAAGCAGATTACGGGCGCACACCCAGTTATAGCCATATCCAAAACTGATGTTGTAGTTTTGGTAGTCGTATCCCGTGTTCTTCAACTCATCCATCAGGTACTCGTCATTTTCTCCTCTGAGTTCAGGTGGTAGCAATTCATGATTGAACGTACACTTCTGTTTGTCGTATCTCAAGCCAAGCATCCACGAGCCGCAGCTTTTGCGCTGTATGGTGCTCTGACTGAATGCAGCGGGGTAGGAGAAATGTTTATGATTGAAAACATAGTAGAGGTTGAAACTCAGTGTGTTGTTGCGCATGCCATTGAATTTCACGCCCCTTACATTGGTCTTAAGAGAATCAAACCCACTGACATGGCCTATGGTGTAGTTGCCGTTGTTCTTTACATATACAAAATCAAATCCTATCCTTGAACTGTAAAGGCTCAGGGTGAATTCTGTCTGTTTGCCTGCCTTTTGCGGTCTTGCTACGTCGAAAGTATAACCCAAGAACAACCATCTCCAGCCAAAGTAAGGACCTATGCGGAATGCAGCAGTAGGATTGAGTTGTATGCTCTGTTTCCTGCCGTTATCGTTTCCCGCTCTTATATAGTAAGACTGGTAAACATTCGTGTTCTGGAGCATGAACGAATAGTTGTAGAAATTAGGTTCAATCCATGTCTCGTCGATGTCGTCGAATGTCTTTTCAAAATCTCTTTGCCATCCTTCTATAAACTCGTTGATTGACTTTCTGCGCTTTTTGGGTATTTTTTCGGGTATTGTGTCGCTTACTGTCAATGATTCTTTCGGATCAGAGAAAGATGCGACGCTGTTCTGATTGTTTTTATCGCCAACCAGACTGTCGCCACGTACATCCTGCCCATGCATTGTCAAAACACATGAGAAAAACACTGCAATCAGTGCAGCAACTGTCCTGATAGTGGCGATAGACATGTTTTTGTCAGAATTTACCAAGTATGCGGTCCATTACCCAGTTTGCCGATGTTGCACTTATGCAGTCGCAGGTGCAAATGGCTTTGCCTTGTAGGTGTCGGACAACTTTTTCTATAAGCGGACGCTGAACATAGCGTGGATTTTCAACTACTATTTCCTGTTTACCTTCAGACGTGAAGACTATTATAGGCTTGTAACTGAACACCGAGAACTCGAGGCTTCCTTTGTCGCCGATTATCTGTATAGAATCTTCTTTTGCCGATTCGTGCCCTACAAAGCACCATGAGCCAGATCCTGGAAGTCCGTCAGCGAATTTGAAACAGGCGCTTACCGTATCTTCCGTTTCATAAAGCCCGCCACGATTTGCTTTAAAGCCTTCGGCTTCTACTATCGGACCGAATATCTCCTGAAGAAGGTCTATCTGGTGCGGTGCGAGGTCGTAGAAATAACCTCCGCCTGCTATGTCGGGAATAACACGCCATGGAAGGTTCGTTCGGTTATAGTCCAGGTCGCGCGGTGGCACGGAAAAACGAATCTGTACATTGATGGCATTGCCAATCATGCCGTCTGCCACCATCGACTTCGCCTTTTGGAAATAGGGTAGTTCCCGTCGATAGTATGCCACAAAGCAAGGTATGTTTGTCTTCTCCGATATCCTGCAAACGCGCATACAGTCTTCATAATTTGCAGCCAATGGTTTCTCCACATAAACTGGTTTGCCGGATTTCATCGCCATAATGGCAAAGGTGGCATGAGTGGATGGTGGGGTTGCTATGTAAACGGCATTGACGTTAGGATCGTCGATGAGTCTCTGGGCATCATCATACCAACGTGGAATGTTGTGTCGCTCCGCATAAGATTTTGCCTTTTCTATCCTGCGACTCATCACGGCTACGACACTCGAACCTTCTATTTCGTTGAAAGCCGGTCCGCTCTTCCTTTCCGTTACTTCACCACAACCTATGAAGCCCCATTTCACTTTTGGCAATATTTCAGACATAAATGTGTCGTTTTTTTAAGTGTTTTCTAAATTCTCGTTTGTAAAAACTCTTGTATGGTTTTGAGGTAGAACAGAGTTAATACCTTGTTCGCGATGACAAAGACGTATTTCTATGCCATACTTATCATGGAGGTGTTCTGCTAAATGCTGAGCGCAATACACACTGCGGTGCTGACCGCCTGTACATCCGAATGAAAACATCAGGTTCGTAAATCCGCGCTTCATAAAGCACTCTACGTGATGGTCTGCGAGAGGATAAACCGATTTTAAGAAATCGAGTATTTCACCATCGTCTTCCAGGAATTTGATGACTGGTTCATCAAGACCTGTAATAGACTTGTATGGCTCGTATCTACCCGGATTATGTGTACTGCGACAGTCGAACACATAACCGCCGCCGTTGCCCGAGGAATCTTCGGGAATACCCTTCTTGTAACTGAAACTGAAAATTCGGACAACGAGGGGATTTTCCGTCTGATGTGCAAGCAACTCTTTTGCAAGAGGTTGCTTCTCCGCAGATTTTTGCGTTGTTTCCTTACGTTGCGACTTTTCCAGTGCTACCAATCTCTGTAACGTGTCGTACAGACACGGATATTCTGCCGAAGCGCCTTCTTTCAGACACTCATCGAGATTATCGATGGCTGCGGGAATACTGTCGAGGAAGTATTGCTTGTGCTCAAAATAGCCACGCAAGCCATAAGCACCGAGCACCTGAAGCGTGCGGAAAAGTACGAATTTTTTAAGTGTCTTCTTGAATATATCCTTGTCAGTGGGAATTAACTTGCCAAGTTCGTCAAGGTAGGCGTCAATCATCCTTTCTTTTAACTGACGCGGATAGCGTGATGATGCCTGCCATAGGAAACATACCAAATCGTATTGCAACGGTCCCTTTCTGCCGCCTTGATAGTCGATGAGGTAAGGTTTCCCATCCTTCATCATAACATTTCGCGCCTGGAAGTCACGATAGAGGAAATGCTGGGGCATTGTCTTTGAGAGGTGCTGTGAAAAAGTTTCAAAGTCCGCCTCCAAGGCTATTTCGTCGAAATGGAGGTCGCTGGGTTTCAGAAAGCAATATTTGAAATAGTTGAGGTCGAATTTGATTGATGTCGCATCAAACTGACGTGGCGTGAGACACTGGCTGTAGTCTAAGTCTTTGTGGTTTTCTATCTGTATGTGAGGGAGTAGTCTCACGGTTTTTTCGATTTCCGCGCAGTCTTCTTCAGTGTAGTGAAAACCGTTCTCACGCGCATTTTTAAGCAGGTCGTATAATGACGTGTGTCCCAGATCTTCCTGAATATAGCAATTCTCATCCTCGCTTACCGCTAAAATCTGAGGGGCGGGCAGTCCTTTTGCAGAGAGATGCCGGCTCAGGTAGATAAAACTATGATTTTCATCCCACGATGTCCCCACAACACCAATTGTGGATTTCCCCATGTCGTCATAAAGGCGATAGTATTTCCTGTTGCTACCTGCCTTGGGGAGAGGAGAGATGTGCTTGGGGTCAGCACCTTTCCAATCATTATAGAGTTGAATGAGTCGTTTCATGACAGTCTATTTCTTATTCCTCCAGATTTTGTTGATTTTCAATCTGATTGCGATAATATTGAAAACTGAAACTAATATGAATATTATTATACCCGCAATAATTGCGGTCAGTAAACTTTCTTTCACCATTTCCGGGAAAAGCGAGCCAATCATCTTCATATAGTAACCACGCACGGGCAATATCAGTAATATGGCAAGTATTAGCACCATTGCATTCATTCCTATAGTCAGCAACTGGTATGGCAGACTGACGCGCGATGGGCTATAGCCGATCAATAGCAAATTCTGAAGTTTTTCGCTGTTCTTCTGCACAAGCAGATATATGCTAAGCATGAGAATATAAAAAGACAGGGCGCTTATCAGCAAACCTATGAACAGTACAAGCGTGATAACGATTTTCAGGAAATACGTGGCTTTTGCTGCATCGAGTTTGTTGTCCTCAACCTCATAGCCATTCTGATTCATGTAAAGTGAAATGGCATCGTCGGTGGGGTTGTTTACTTTCAGAATAAGTCGGGTAGGTTCCGGTGTTTTTTCAGGTGCAAAAGTCTTGTTGCTCCATGTGATGAACTCCATCGGTACGAGAATCGTATTAAGGCGGCTACTAAAACCAATCACCTTGCCTTTCATTTCGCGTTCTTCTGTATCTCCTTTGATACGTATTTTCATCTCTATCATGCCTACAAGACCATTCGATACTTTAGGGAGACCTCTGCTTTGTGCAAAGCCGAAGTTATAGAGCGCAATGTACGTACTCGGAATGATGACCGGCACACTGTCGCTGCCTTCAGTGTATGACCAGTCGGCTTTCTTGTTGTCAACAAACTGGTCAGGCACCGCCTCGAAAAACATCTCCGTGCTCAATGCGTCCGACCCTTTCAGGCCCATAGTGGCATTTACTTTGTACTGCGATGAAGTAAACTCACCTGCGTCAACACAGAAGGACTGAGACCGAATGTCCTCTATTTCTCCTTTTTTGAAGGCGTTGTTGCTGCCTGAAAGAGATTTTACGGTACTGATGTGTTTTGAAATGACGATGAAATTGTCGTCGAAAGCATCGTCCATTGTAAAGAGAGGGACTACGTCCTTATAAAACTGTATGCCGAGCATGATGACCCACATGCCGAACAGGTTGGCAAGGAAGAAGCCTGCCAACTGAAATATGTTGATGTGCTGCCTGAGCAAGCGCCAGATTAGGGACATGAGTTATATGAATTATGGAATGTTCTGTTAATTCTGATAATTATTTATATCCTAAAGATGCAATACATGGTCGTAGTTGATTTCAACGTGTTTGCCAATGCTTGTAATTATCACACCTGCTCCTTGACGTTTCGCTTCTTCGAGCATAATGTCGCACATGATGTTGGAATTGCTGTCGTCGAGATGACTGATGGGTTCATCTGCGAGGATAAAATCGAAAGGCTGCACCAGCGCACGAATCATTGCTACGCGCTGTTGCTGACCAAAACTCATAATTCCCACCTTGCTGTTCCATTTCTCAATTATTCCAAGGCGTTCAAACCATTCCTTGATCTGACTTTCATCCTTGAAGCCTGTCAAGTTGTTCTTAATCTGTATGTTTTCGTATGCCGTAAGTTCCGGAAAGAGGCGTAGTTCCTGGAATACATGGCTCAGCGATGTCTGGCGAAGCGTAGTCCATTTGTTCACGCTGAATGAAGATATGTCTTCGCCGTCGAATTCTATCTTGCCCGAATAGTCATTCCGATAGCCAATGATGTAACTGCATAGTGATGATTTTCCTGTGCCCGACATGGCTTCCACAAGGTAGGTCTTGCCTTTCTCAAACGCAATATCCTTCTGCCATACATCGCTTTTTATGTCTGTACGGTCCTTGAAAACATTGGGTAGGGTATGGTGTAATGAAATCTTGTCCATAATTATTACTGATATGTTTCTACTTCTGTTTTTGCAGTTCTGTTCGTCGTGGCTTTGTATGTAATGCTCTTGATATTGCCAAAAAGTTTCACGAGGGTGGGGTGTTTCTCCTGCAATGCCTTGTTGTTCTGAAGCGGCAGGAAGTTGAGATGAAAATAGAACTTCAGACCTTTTGCCTGCTCTGAAATTTTCGCCCCATCAAATGCTGCTTCGGAAAGTTTTTTCTTCGACTCAATGACAACAGGTGAGCCTTCTTTCGTCTTCCCTGTGAGCAAACATGCTGCATGGAGATTTTCATCAATGTTTTCTATGCAGAAAGAATAGCCCCCTGTCATTTCTTTTATCTTTTGCTTGACATTCGTGCTGTCGTTGAAAGACGCAAAGAGCATCTGCATCGTATTGTCCTTGTTGATGATTTTTGAGAGTTGCCCGTATTCTGCATTTCCAGCCATGAAGAGCAAATTGTTACAGCCCACGCCTTCGGGTTCTACAGTTGAGATTTGTGTGTTCTTTTTTTCTGCAGTGTTCATTATGCGTAGAATATCTTCGTCTTCACTGGTGATGTTACAATCTGCCAACCATTTTCCGCCTTCATTCTTCGCGTTTGCATATATCAGCACTTTTTCTGCTTCACAGGTGTCAGGAATACACATTTTGAAAGGCAGGTTGTATGGCATGGGAATGACTTCAAGTTTTGAAAACAGGCGAATATCTCCATCTGAAGCCATCATCTGTTTGTAGCGGTCAGTATGCCCAAACCCTTCGTCTGCCGATGCATCGAGCATTATCGACAATGTCCGCCTGATATGTGCCTGATCTTCAATCGTGCTCGGACCAAGTGCCAGAAAAACATCATCAGTCCAACACAACTGCCAGGCGTCGCCAAACCACAGCCACTGCGCACCATCACCTTTTTCTATTTTCTGATTCGGAAAAGACTGTGCCACTTTGTCTTTATTATCCACCTTAATCGCCATGCCGTAGTATTCGTTCGGTGTAATAAATACATAGGATGGCTCTGTGAAGTCCAGGCCTTCCACATTGAGATTTACGATGTCTCTCATCAGTTGCTGAAGCGCTTCACCAGTTTCTTCATTCGAGGGTGTTATCACGACGACAGCCTTCGATTTGGCAGGTATATGGTCGATGACATCCTTATTGCGTATCAACAAAAAAGCAAGAAGCCCCGCAACTATTGCTGCAAGGACAATGCAAATAACTGTTATATACTTCTTTTTCTTTGTCATTGGCTTATTCTTTTCTTCATCCACATCATGAAAACTGCAGCCACTCCTGCTGTTTCCGTGCGCAAACGGCTCTCACCGAGACTGACACTTCTGAATCCAGCCTTATTTGCAAGTTCCACCTCTTCGAGTGTGAAATCGCCTTCAGGCCCTATAAGGACCAACGATGGCACGTCTGGCGACACTACGTCGTATAAGAAAGGGCTTGGTGTACTGCCGCCTTCGGAAATCAAAGAACCGCTGCCATTTCCATAGCAGTGAGCAATGAATTTTTCGCCATCAAATTGTTGATTTATGAACGACTTAAATGCAGTGATGTCATGAATTTCGGGTTTGAAA
Encoded here:
- a CDS encoding restriction endonuclease subunit S; this encodes MKENWIYRKLEESIEKVKYTTKVQSSDYKGKGLYPIISQEDDMISGYWDNGSDVFKVNKPVVIFGDHTRTLKYIDFDFVLGADGVKILQPIDKLNAKFFLYYLKWCKIPSLGYSRHYKLLKEIQIPIPPLPVQERIVSELDLLSGIIEKKKEQLKEYEQLAQAIFYDMFGDPVMNEKGWEIKKLEEVSTLINGRAYKQDELLDEGKYKVLRVGNFFTNSNYYYSDLELEDNKYCDNGDLLFAWSASFGAFIWNGEKVIYHYHIWKVMFDEEQLNKMFYCYLLNTMTNTFMNDVHGIGMVHLTKHGMEQYNLPLPPLHLQQQFAKKIEAIEKQKELIKQSVKETETLFNSRMDYYFG
- a CDS encoding nucleoside phosphorylase; protein product: MKKYFEPSELIINDDNSVFHLHLKPEELADKVILVGDPGRVPTVAAHFEEKECDVENREFHSITGTYNGKRITVLSTGIGCDNIDIVLNELDALANIDFQTREEKDQLRMLDIVRIGTCGGLQETVPEGTFIASVKSIGFDGLLNFYGGRNDVCDLELEDAFIKHMQWTGNQCIQHPYVIDANAELTERVAGDDMVRGITVACGGFFGPQGRELRIPLADPHQNEKIMSFEHKGLKITNFEMESSAVAGLSRLLGHRAMTCCMVIANRVAHRANTGYKNTIDHLIQIVLDRI
- a CDS encoding uracil-DNA glycosylase family protein, producing MSITEEHIIEEHPFEPFLPKHAKLLMLGSFPPQEKRWKMKFYYPNFNNDMWRIFGLIYFNDASHFIDTEQKLFKETELVFFLNTIGVALYDTAEAVIRLQGNAADKDLEVVRPTDVDALLNKLPLCRAIVTTGQKATDTICQHYGINHLPKMGDYTEFSAEGRAMKLYRLPSSSRAYPMKLEKKAAFYKEMLNEIGL
- a CDS encoding DUF4421 domain-containing protein encodes the protein MSIATIRTVAALIAVFFSCVLTMHGQDVRGDSLVGDKNNQNSVASFSDPKESLTVSDTIPEKIPKKRRKSINEFIEGWQRDFEKTFDDIDETWIEPNFYNYSFMLQNTNVYQSYYIRAGNDNGRKQSIQLNPTAAFRIGPYFGWRWLFLGYTFDVARPQKAGKQTEFTLSLYSSRIGFDFVYVKNNGNYTIGHVSGFDSLKTNVRGVKFNGMRNNTLSFNLYYVFNHKHFSYPAAFSQSTIQRKSCGSWMLGLRYDKQKCTFNHELLPPELRGENDEYLMDELKNTGYDYQNYNISFGYGYNWVCARNLLLAVSVMPSLGYRHTKGQSHNESLQTVTKNMWMDVRNLNVDVVSRLGFVWNTSRWYVGTSVVNHLFNYGKSNYSVTNALTYFNVYAGINFYKKKKYHKNGERRW
- a CDS encoding Gfo/Idh/MocA family protein, with the translated sequence MSEILPKVKWGFIGCGEVTERKSGPAFNEIEGSSVVAVMSRRIEKAKSYAERHNIPRWYDDAQRLIDDPNVNAVYIATPPSTHATFAIMAMKSGKPVYVEKPLAANYEDCMRVCRISEKTNIPCFVAYYRRELPYFQKAKSMVADGMIGNAINVQIRFSVPPRDLDYNRTNLPWRVIPDIAGGGYFYDLAPHQIDLLQEIFGPIVEAEGFKANRGGLYETEDTVSACFKFADGLPGSGSWCFVGHESAKEDSIQIIGDKGSLEFSVFSYKPIIVFTSEGKQEIVVENPRYVQRPLIEKVVRHLQGKAICTCDCISATSANWVMDRILGKF
- a CDS encoding RapZ C-terminal domain-containing protein → MKRLIQLYNDWKGADPKHISPLPKAGSNRKYYRLYDDMGKSTIGVVGTSWDENHSFIYLSRHLSAKGLPAPQILAVSEDENCYIQEDLGHTSLYDLLKNARENGFHYTEEDCAEIEKTVRLLPHIQIENHKDLDYSQCLTPRQFDATSIKFDLNYFKYCFLKPSDLHFDEIALEADFETFSQHLSKTMPQHFLYRDFQARNVMMKDGKPYLIDYQGGRKGPLQYDLVCFLWQASSRYPRQLKERMIDAYLDELGKLIPTDKDIFKKTLKKFVLFRTLQVLGAYGLRGYFEHKQYFLDSIPAAIDNLDECLKEGASAEYPCLYDTLQRLVALEKSQRKETTQKSAEKQPLAKELLAHQTENPLVVRIFSFSYKKGIPEDSSGNGGGYVFDCRSTHNPGRYEPYKSITGLDEPVIKFLEDDGEILDFLKSVYPLADHHVECFMKRGFTNLMFSFGCTGGQHRSVYCAQHLAEHLHDKYGIEIRLCHREQGINSVLPQNHTRVFTNENLENT